The DNA segment GAACAGGCGCgatcagattggtgaaatgtcaaaactgtccctaaagttcttcctttggcagtcaggggtatttttggcTTTTCACACAATACAGTGTttggattgagctgaaattttacagaccctataaaacatcattatctacaactttcatgttttatgctaagtttaattcggcctctaacatggtgaactagAACCAGGCATAACAGGGTGCATACTAACTTCAATTCTGAAAATTTGTTATAATCAAGATATAATTCTCATTTCTAGTTtaaaaccatcactaccacctcatATACAAGCTTGCATACATCATAcaccatccatacaacaagtatgagaaggaaatcattcaaaccctaactcaaattcatcaccccaaccatccaaaatcacttgatataagcattacaAGCCCAAATACAAGCTGCTAAGCAACTCCAGCAtgattaaggaaaaagaaaagagtggtcagccatattacctcaaaacaaagcttgctagagttatcctccacttctccttgaaatttttggttccttgagcttcccaagcttccaatttacaagttaatcggtttagaatcttgttttttttcactcaaatggtgcaaatcaagatgaagtaAAGATGTTTTTGTCTtgctcacactctctctcttgttcacggctaggaggaagaaaatgagggcaatttgtgtgttttttaatgataaatatggaggaaaattggttggtcaacacttaagggatggttgccacttgtcgcaaccaaaatccatctcaatttttttcttttccttgcatttttttggtcaaatatttcAGCTAAGAGGGCTGAGGAtaagggagatattttgcaccaatatcaatgatattttatgatgaggaagtggtagtcaagtggtgtgGTCAATCAGTAGTGagcgatacccgtcggttcgagccaattttccttaaatcgcgtatactagggttttaacttataattcactaacttattattatcacctctaatTCCACACTTAATATCctctaaaactcacttttaatcaccaaatttgatccacacttcgtaccggaggcgtaaaaccctaattcacgcTCACTTaaaaaacgaaaagtgaaaccctacttctatattcatttgcacttattgtgaggtgattgggtagtagggctattataaagtaatactttccaaataatttccaaataaaagggaatttttaagaaaaaaataaggaatttgcaagtcctcacactctggACCTGGTTTGCTTGGAtagtgaaattatcccaaataatatttcacttgTATCATAGATACATTTCCTAACccatctttttatattcccaaacacctttttatctcacatacattacattacaaaaagtgctacagtaattatttcaaataatacactatccaaatAAACATCTATCAATGCTAGTGTTGTTCCATCCCTCCATTGTCTCCAAGCCTGCAACATGTATTGCAAGTGATGATAGTGGAATTGACTATGTCGTTAAAATGCATACAAGAGCTCTCCAACGAGAACGCCAAGAAATGCCAAGAAAATGAGATGTTTATTTTGCACTCACATAACTTAGAAGGTCATCTTCGCGGTGAGCTTGGTAGAATTGACTGTTCTTCTTGCCACTTAGAATTTCTAAAGCTAAAACACCAAAACTAAACACATCTGACTTTACAGAGAACAAGCCGTGCAATGCGTACTCAGGAGCCATATAACCACTGCAAATTAGAACCGTTTGTTGAAAATATGAGGCTTCAATAATTAGAAATTTTAAAGGTTGATGGTGACCAAAAAGATATGGAGAACATAATCAAACATTAGAGGCTTAATGATGGCGGAATTATTGCAATATGAGAATCATATAAACATGTAGCATAACAAGATAAGGGTGGCAGAACTTACAATGTCCCTTCGATTTTACTTGTGTTTCCTTCAGTTTGATCAACTTCAAAGAGCCTTGCCAAGCCAAAATTAGCAATCTTTGGATCCATATTTCTATCTAGTAATACGTTACTGGCTTTAAGATCGCAATGTATAATCCTAAGTCGTGAATCTTCATGAAGATAAAGAAGTCCCTTTGCTATTCCTCCTATGACCTTGTATCGTTTTGACCAATTTGACAATGGCTGCTTTTCTAGGTCTATGCAAACATCAAACATGACAAGTCTTGTTAGTTTCTTTGCCTACAAAATTTGATTTCCACAAACAGCTTGGCAATTCCAAAATAAATTACGAGTATTTGACTTGAAGTTGAAGCCTACCAAAAAGATAGTAGTCAGGGCTTTTGTTGGTAATAAATTCATAGATAAGtatcctttcttctctttccaaGCAGAAACCAAGTAGTCGGACCAGGTTTCTGTGTTTAAGCCTAGCAACCAGggtaatttcatttttaaattcttttgtATCTTGCGCTGAGCTTCTTGATAGTCTTTTCACAGCTATTTCTTGTCCATTATGAAGTGTACCCTGATTGCAAATTAacaaagtataagcaaaattttgatttacaacaaTCATATTCATAAATTTTCAGCATACTTGAAAATGGCTTAAACTTAATGTACCTTGTATATAGGACCAAATCCACCTTCACCAATTTTGTTTCCAATGGCAAAGTTGTTCGTGGTAGCTTGAATATCAATGAGGTTATATTGTAATGATTCTATGATTGAGATTTCACTTGtacctacaaaaaaaaaatgatacaaaCTTAGTGAATTAAATGAATCGACCCTTTTAAGAATGATAAATATGTTTACTTCAACTGCACTTCTTAGTCCTTATAATATACCGATTGTTGCGATAATGACATCATATTTTTTCCTGGATCTCCTTGCTATGTAGAAGCCCACAATAAATAGCAAAATGGCAATAGAGACCAGGACAACGATTGCAACAATTGTTTTTGTTGAGATTCGGCCCCCCTCTGAGTATTTTGATAAAAGTTCTTTATCTCAAAAATATGCTTTTAAAGTAGGTACGGATCTAAAAAGTGAAGTGTTCAGATTCATTTATTCCTTTAAATTCTTTATCAAATGAGACAATTTAATTCTAATACtggatttttcaaaataacggATCAAAGGAGAAAAAGTAATGAAATCCATACAATCCACATGGGAATACGATGAGTGTAGTTGTTGACTACCAGGTGGGCTCAATAGCTACAAGGGTGAAAGACTTGAATTACTAACTACTCCTAAAATAAAATTGCAATTGAGAGTTCAGATAAATTCATATCAATTTAGTAAGAACCGGAAATGACCTTCACTATTAGTGGAATTGGAAGGAGGGGGAAAAGGGAGAGGAGTAGGACCAAGATTCGATGAAGGCTTGGGTGTTGGGCTTACAGAACTGTAAAACTTGTACAGTGCATACCTAATGTTACAGCTAAAAAAACATAACTTTACAGCCCAAACTATTCGAACAGTATCCAGATATTTGAAAAATGGCATTTCTAAGGCACTTCTCGCAGTCATTCCTGGAAAGATCAGGAGTACACTGTCCAAGGGCGTATATCCGCTGAGATGGGGAATAATTAGCTTCTTGAACAACAAATTTCTCCCCTGAACCCCGTTTGGTAAATGagttttttggttatttatctaaaactttactgtagaagtttttaaaaaaattttgaaatgtgtaaatttttgaatattttaaagtgcatagttaaaaatttttaaaaattttttgagattactgtagttaaagtttttaaaaaacttgtaacagacaaatttaacaaaaaaaactcCAAACAAGGCCATCATTTGCAGCCCGACTTGCTATCTCTTTCATCATATCTCTTAAGACCTGGTTGAACTTGTTTGGATCAGTGGTATTATGTGAATTCCGAGCAAAGAAGGAGATACTCCAATCGGCTCTTGAGAACATGGACTCATTTCGAATAACGCAACAAGCATTCGTCATGCGAAATAAAAGCAGTCTTTCGATTCAAGAATGTCTTTAGAATCTCCCCACGGGCATTTGCTACACATTGTCCACAAACATCGGGATTCACATCACCTCGACAAAGAAATAGGCCATAGACCATGTTAGAGGGGTCATGGCTAGCAGTGAAGTTGTAGAAGCCATTCCTGCTGGTCAAGGAAGTATTTGAGGATAAAGTGGAGAGGAGGAAATTCAGGTTCTCTGTATACGTACTGCCAGTAGAGCTGTTAGGATTATATGTAGTATTTACGCACTACTTAAAGGCATAAATCTGTCTCGTGTTGAAGCTAATCAAACAAATTAGCAGGAAACATGAGAATAATATACTTTTGGAGATCATCTTGATCAGAATCAGGTAGATCAAAAGTAGACAGTGGTACATTTTTGCATTCAGGCATGCTTGATACTTGAGATGGAAGTATGAAATGCACTATGCCAGGGAACAAGTCACATAGGAAGACTTC comes from the Coffea eugenioides isolate CCC68of unplaced genomic scaffold, Ceug_1.0 ScVebR1_1668;HRSCAF=2559, whole genome shotgun sequence genome and includes:
- the LOC113755729 gene encoding cysteine-rich receptor-like protein kinase 4; this translates as MDLSEVFLCDLFPGIVHFILPSQVSSMPECKNVPLSTFDLPDSDQDDLQNSTGSTYTENLNFLLSTLSSNTSLTSRNGFYNFTASHDPSNMVYGLFLCRGDVNPDVCGQCVANARGEILKTFLNRKTAFISHDECLYALYKFYSSVSPTPKPSSNLGPTPLPFPPPSNSTNSEGTSEISIIESLQYNLIDIQATTNNFAIGNKIGEGGFGPIYKGTLHNGQEIAVKRLSRSSAQDTKEFKNEITLVARLKHRNLVRLLGFCLEREERILIYEFITNKSPDYYLFDLEKQPLSNWSKRYKVIGGIAKGLLYLHEDSRLRIIHCDLKASNVLLDRNMDPKIANFGLARLFEVDQTEGNTSKIEGTFGYMAPEYALHGLFSVKSDVFSFGVLALEILSGKKNSQFYQAHREDDLLSYAWRQWRDGTTLALIDVYLDS